In Pseudomonas fluorescens, one genomic interval encodes:
- the folE2 gene encoding GTP cyclohydrolase FolE2, protein MNSLTLPDIATQAARQALPLDWVGMCGIALPVLLQGQRLSAKADAGVSLDDGEARGIHMSRLYLALAALERQDLSPSLLRQVLEDFLVSHDGLSNNAYLKIHCEVLLKRPALVSPLAGWKSYPVSISASLKNQVFHVELKIEVPYSSTCPCSAALARQLIQQQFIDDFANKPLQHAEVLAWLGSNQGIVATPHSQRSTAQLHMHLDEFIDELPLSVIINDAEAALGTAVQTAVKRADEQAFALANGQNLMFCEDAARRLNLALRRSPGVSGFHLRVIHAESLHAHDAVAESHWHRELQ, encoded by the coding sequence ATGAATTCGCTGACACTTCCGGATATTGCGACTCAAGCCGCTCGGCAGGCGTTACCGCTTGATTGGGTGGGAATGTGCGGCATTGCTCTGCCTGTTTTATTGCAAGGCCAACGTCTGAGCGCAAAAGCTGATGCAGGCGTGAGTCTCGATGATGGCGAGGCGCGCGGCATTCACATGTCGCGGCTATACCTCGCACTGGCGGCACTTGAGCGGCAGGACCTCTCACCCTCCTTATTACGGCAGGTTCTCGAAGATTTTCTGGTCAGCCACGATGGTTTATCCAATAACGCCTACCTGAAAATCCACTGCGAAGTGCTGCTGAAAAGGCCTGCGCTAGTCAGCCCTCTAGCGGGTTGGAAGAGCTACCCAGTGAGCATTTCAGCGAGTCTGAAAAACCAAGTGTTCCACGTGGAACTTAAAATCGAGGTGCCCTACTCCTCAACTTGCCCCTGCTCAGCAGCGCTGGCGCGACAGTTGATTCAGCAGCAATTCATCGATGACTTCGCCAACAAGCCACTGCAACATGCCGAAGTTTTGGCTTGGCTAGGATCAAACCAAGGCATTGTCGCCACCCCGCACAGCCAACGCAGCACCGCGCAATTGCATATGCACCTCGACGAGTTCATCGACGAGCTTCCCCTGAGTGTGATCATCAATGACGCCGAAGCGGCGCTCGGCACCGCCGTGCAAACCGCCGTGAAACGCGCCGACGAACAAGCCTTCGCTCTGGCCAATGGACAGAACCTGATGTTCTGCGAAGACGCCGCGCGACGACTCAATCTGGCTCTGCGTCGTTCCCCTGGGGTCAGTGGCTTCCACCTGCGGGTGATCCACGCCGAAAGCCTGCACGCTCACGACGCGGTAGCCGAAAGCCACTGGCATCGAGAACTCCAATGA
- a CDS encoding acyl-CoA thioesterase, translating into MEPGNAQLSMTVLMTPDMANFSGNVHGGTLLKYLDEVAYACASRYAGRYVVTLSVDQVIFREPIHVGELVTFLASVNYTGNTSMEVGIKVVTENIRERSVRHTNSCFFTMVAVDDQRKPAPVPPLQPQNSEDKRRYMQAQQRRQIRQELEKRYQEIKGDA; encoded by the coding sequence ATGGAACCCGGAAACGCCCAACTGTCGATGACGGTATTGATGACCCCCGACATGGCCAACTTCTCTGGCAATGTCCACGGCGGTACCCTGCTCAAATACCTCGACGAAGTGGCCTACGCCTGTGCGAGCCGCTATGCCGGCCGCTACGTGGTAACGCTGTCAGTGGATCAGGTGATTTTCCGCGAGCCGATCCATGTCGGCGAACTGGTGACCTTCCTCGCGTCGGTCAACTACACCGGCAACACCTCGATGGAAGTCGGCATCAAAGTGGTGACCGAAAACATCCGCGAGCGCTCGGTGCGCCACACCAACAGCTGCTTCTTCACCATGGTTGCGGTGGATGACCAGCGCAAACCGGCCCCCGTGCCGCCGCTGCAACCGCAAAACAGCGAAGACAAGCGCCGCTACATGCAGGCGCAGCAGCGTCGGCAAATTCGCCAGGAGCTGGAAAAGCGTTATCAGGAGATCAAGGGCGACGCCTGA
- a CDS encoding CobW family GTP-binding protein, which yields MLQNIPTHVIAGPLGAGKTSLIRQLMAQRPDGERWAVLINEFGQIGLDAALLTRDADGIALGEVAGGCLCCVNGAPFQIGLGRLLRKARPDRLLIEPSGLGHPAQLLKQLGEAPWLGVLALQPCVLVLDAQALAAGKALPTAQQEALASAGLLLLNKAESLDEAARQTIVERLPAVKMIWTQQAQLPLRELPGVTAQAMAGADNLVVPQGAGPIPALWSDPAVPICLSQAQEGGWSIGWRWHPGQTFDTQRLSQWLQSLDWRRAKLVIHSAEGWVSANAVDNAELDWQPSEWRRDSRIELIFADAQRIDALQSGLTQCRVQAG from the coding sequence ATGTTGCAGAACATTCCTACCCATGTCATCGCCGGCCCTTTGGGCGCTGGCAAGACCAGCCTGATTCGCCAGCTCATGGCCCAACGGCCGGACGGCGAGCGATGGGCGGTGCTGATCAACGAGTTCGGTCAGATCGGCCTCGATGCTGCGTTACTGACCCGCGACGCCGATGGTATCGCACTGGGCGAGGTCGCCGGAGGGTGTCTGTGTTGCGTGAATGGTGCGCCGTTTCAGATCGGCCTCGGCCGTTTGCTGCGCAAGGCCAGGCCGGATCGGCTGCTCATCGAGCCGTCCGGACTGGGCCATCCGGCGCAATTGCTCAAGCAGTTAGGCGAGGCGCCGTGGTTGGGTGTGCTGGCGCTGCAGCCCTGCGTGTTAGTGCTGGATGCCCAGGCGCTGGCCGCCGGGAAAGCCTTGCCGACCGCTCAGCAGGAGGCTTTGGCCAGCGCCGGCCTGCTGTTGCTGAACAAGGCAGAAAGTCTGGATGAGGCTGCACGGCAGACCATCGTCGAGCGTTTGCCGGCAGTCAAAATGATCTGGACGCAGCAGGCGCAACTGCCTTTACGCGAGTTGCCGGGTGTCACGGCGCAAGCAATGGCAGGTGCGGATAACCTCGTCGTGCCGCAGGGAGCGGGACCGATTCCGGCGCTCTGGAGCGATCCGGCCGTGCCGATCTGCCTGAGTCAGGCACAGGAGGGCGGTTGGAGCATCGGCTGGCGTTGGCACCCTGGACAGACGTTCGATACGCAACGTCTGAGCCAATGGCTGCAGAGCCTGGACTGGCGGCGGGCCAAACTGGTTATCCACAGCGCCGAGGGCTGGGTGTCGGCCAATGCGGTGGATAACGCCGAACTGGATTGGCAACCGAGTGAGTGGCGACGGGATTCACGTATAGAGCTGATCTTTGCCGATGCACAACGTATCGATGCTTTGCAGTCAGGCCTGACGCAATGCCGGGTGCAGGCGGGTTAG
- the pdxY gene encoding pyridoxal kinase PdxY has translation MKRTPHLLAIQSHVVFGHAGNSAAVFPMQRVGVNVWPLNTVQFSNHTQYGQWAGEVLAPHQIPELVEGIAAIGELGNCDAVLSGYLGSAAQGRAILSGVERIKSVNPKALYLCDPVMGHPEKGCSVPAEVSDFLLEEAAAVADIMCPNQLELDSFSGRKPQSLFDCLAMARALLARGPTAVLVKHLDYPGKPADGFEMLLVTADESWHLRRPLLAFPRQPVGVGDLTSGLFLARVLLGDSLVAAFEFTAAAVHEVLLETQACASYELQLVRAQDRIAHPRVKFEATAISL, from the coding sequence ATGAAACGTACGCCTCATCTGCTCGCCATTCAGTCCCATGTGGTCTTCGGCCACGCCGGCAACAGCGCCGCCGTGTTTCCGATGCAGCGGGTCGGGGTGAATGTCTGGCCGCTCAACACCGTGCAGTTTTCCAATCACACCCAGTACGGGCAGTGGGCCGGTGAAGTGCTGGCGCCGCACCAGATCCCCGAACTGGTCGAAGGCATTGCCGCCATTGGCGAGCTGGGCAACTGCGACGCCGTGCTTTCCGGTTATCTGGGCAGCGCGGCGCAGGGCCGGGCGATTCTCAGTGGCGTCGAGCGCATCAAGTCGGTCAATCCGAAGGCGTTGTACCTGTGCGACCCGGTGATGGGCCATCCGGAGAAGGGCTGCAGTGTGCCGGCCGAAGTCAGCGATTTCCTGCTGGAAGAAGCAGCAGCCGTGGCGGACATCATGTGCCCGAACCAACTGGAGCTGGACAGCTTCTCCGGGCGCAAGCCGCAGTCGCTGTTCGACTGCCTGGCGATGGCTCGGGCGCTGCTGGCGCGTGGGCCGACAGCGGTGCTGGTCAAGCATCTGGACTATCCGGGCAAGCCGGCGGATGGTTTCGAGATGTTGTTGGTGACCGCAGACGAAAGCTGGCACCTGCGCCGTCCGCTGCTGGCGTTTCCGCGTCAGCCAGTGGGTGTCGGCGATCTGACGTCTGGGCTGTTCCTCGCGCGGGTACTGCTCGGCGACAGTCTGGTGGCGGCGTTTGAGTTCACCGCAGCGGCGGTGCATGAGGTGCTGCTGGAAACCCAGGCGTGTGCCAGTTACGAGCTGCAACTGGTGCGGGCGCAGGACCGGATCGCGCATCCGCGGGTGAAGTTCGAGGCGACGGCGATCAGCCTGTAA
- the zigA gene encoding zinc metallochaperone GTPase ZigA: protein MSSPLPVTVLSGFLGAGKSTLLNYVLRNREGLRVAVIVNDMSEINIDGSEVQRDVSLNRAEEKLVEMSNGCICCTLREDLLEEVSKLAREGRFDYLLIESTGISEPLPVAETFTFRDEQGQSLADVARLDTMVTVVDGVNFLLDYQAAESLASRGETLGDEDERSITDLLIEQIEFADVLLISKIDLISRQEREELMAILKRLNAQAEIIPMVMGEVPLEKILNTGRFDFEKAAQAPGWLQELRGEHVPETTEYGIASTAYRARRPFHPQRFFDFIDRPWPNGKLLRSKGFFWLASKPSDAGSWSQAGGLMRHGFAGRWWRFVPKNQWPQDQESTAAIMENWTPSVGDCRQELVFIGQNIDFVQLKSELDACLLTDEEMAIGADGWRRLPDPFGPWHEEAA, encoded by the coding sequence ATGTCATCTCCACTTCCCGTGACCGTTCTATCGGGCTTTCTCGGCGCCGGAAAAAGTACACTTTTGAATTACGTACTACGTAATCGAGAAGGTTTGCGCGTTGCGGTCATCGTTAACGATATGAGCGAGATCAACATTGATGGCAGCGAAGTCCAGCGCGATGTCAGCCTTAACCGTGCGGAAGAAAAACTGGTGGAGATGAGCAACGGTTGTATCTGCTGTACGTTACGCGAGGACCTGCTCGAAGAAGTCAGCAAACTCGCCCGCGAAGGAAGATTCGATTACTTGCTCATCGAATCTACCGGTATTTCCGAACCGCTGCCGGTCGCCGAAACGTTCACCTTTCGTGACGAGCAGGGCCAGAGCCTCGCCGATGTCGCGCGCCTCGACACCATGGTGACGGTAGTCGACGGCGTGAATTTCCTCCTCGACTACCAGGCCGCCGAGAGTCTGGCTTCCCGAGGCGAGACCCTGGGCGATGAAGATGAACGCTCGATCACCGATCTGCTGATCGAACAAATCGAGTTCGCCGATGTACTGCTGATCAGCAAGATCGACCTCATCAGCCGCCAGGAGCGCGAAGAGCTGATGGCCATCCTCAAGCGTCTCAACGCCCAAGCGGAGATCATCCCGATGGTGATGGGCGAGGTGCCGCTGGAGAAAATCCTCAACACCGGGCGTTTCGATTTCGAGAAAGCCGCTCAGGCCCCAGGCTGGTTGCAGGAATTGCGCGGTGAGCACGTGCCGGAAACCACGGAATACGGTATCGCCTCGACGGCCTACCGCGCACGCCGTCCGTTCCATCCGCAGCGCTTTTTCGACTTCATCGATCGTCCATGGCCGAACGGCAAACTGCTGCGCTCCAAAGGCTTCTTCTGGCTCGCCAGCAAACCCTCCGACGCAGGCAGTTGGTCGCAGGCCGGCGGTTTGATGCGCCATGGTTTCGCCGGTCGCTGGTGGCGTTTCGTGCCGAAAAACCAATGGCCGCAGGATCAGGAAAGTACCGCAGCGATCATGGAGAACTGGACACCGAGCGTTGGAGATTGTCGTCAGGAGCTGGTATTCATCGGCCAGAACATCGACTTCGTACAGCTCAAGTCGGAGCTCGACGCCTGCCTGCTGACTGATGAAGAAATGGCCATTGGCGCAGATGGTTGGCGCAGGCTGCCGGACCCGTTCGGCCCTTGGCACGAAGAGGCCGCCTGA
- a CDS encoding glutamine synthetase, whose protein sequence is MKIALKCSLLSLVLLSMANAWGKIPPLANCTRSANLLACIDAQGNTYSVNTVGSTIYLRGFEKDGNRYWAQTNSRFGQLTFFTGLASDGEAWVGYTRRVGWTTVNRFSSSGGSSAKFTCSRITGC, encoded by the coding sequence ATGAAAATTGCCCTGAAATGCTCGCTGCTGAGTCTCGTATTGCTGTCGATGGCCAATGCCTGGGGGAAAATTCCCCCGCTCGCCAACTGCACACGCAGCGCCAATCTGCTGGCCTGCATCGATGCGCAGGGCAATACCTACAGCGTAAACACGGTGGGCAGCACGATTTACCTGCGTGGCTTTGAAAAGGACGGCAATCGCTACTGGGCACAGACCAACAGTCGTTTCGGCCAGCTGACGTTCTTCACCGGGCTCGCCTCTGACGGCGAAGCCTGGGTTGGCTACACCCGTCGTGTCGGCTGGACGACGGTCAATCGCTTTTCCAGCTCTGGCGGCAGCAGCGCCAAGTTCACCTGCAGTCGGATCACCGGCTGCTAA
- a CDS encoding DUF3301 domain-containing protein, protein MLTLENIFVLMLFAAAGAWLWHNHGLRERALERVKQHCINVGVELLDGNVALKKIGLIKDASGRRRLARVYNFEFTVTGETRHNGTITQFGAHSAQIELAPYPAPFDDTPPVVEVTRPRAEVIELSQWRQEHNKWKP, encoded by the coding sequence ATGCTGACCCTCGAAAACATCTTCGTGCTGATGCTGTTCGCCGCTGCCGGCGCATGGTTATGGCACAACCACGGCTTGCGCGAGCGGGCGCTGGAGCGGGTCAAGCAGCATTGCATCAACGTCGGCGTCGAACTGCTGGACGGTAACGTCGCGTTGAAAAAAATCGGTTTGATCAAGGATGCCAGCGGGCGGCGGCGCCTGGCCCGGGTCTATAACTTCGAGTTCACCGTGACCGGCGAAACCCGGCACAACGGCACCATTACCCAGTTTGGCGCGCACAGCGCACAGATCGAACTGGCGCCCTACCCGGCGCCGTTCGACGATACGCCGCCGGTGGTCGAAGTTACCCGCCCACGGGCCGAAGTGATCGAACTGAGCCAGTGGCGGCAGGAACACAACAAGTGGAAGCCTTGA
- a CDS encoding NADH:ubiquinone oxidoreductase: MRWMGWSLLLMLLSSEAWAQACVVHSQGERLDVKVCQQNSNIPEKLFSDGFCQPTLAGQKVEVQYVDQCPSGAFGVCNNAQVANMPYRQDIHYYGVASDAAYLQPYCEGQSQGKWLKP, from the coding sequence ATGCGTTGGATGGGATGGTCGTTGCTGTTGATGCTGCTGTCGAGCGAAGCATGGGCCCAGGCTTGCGTGGTGCACAGCCAGGGCGAGCGACTCGACGTCAAAGTCTGCCAGCAGAACAGCAATATTCCCGAGAAGCTGTTCAGCGACGGCTTCTGCCAACCGACCCTGGCCGGGCAGAAAGTCGAGGTGCAGTACGTCGATCAATGCCCGAGCGGCGCGTTCGGCGTGTGCAACAACGCGCAAGTCGCCAATATGCCCTATCGCCAGGATATCCACTATTACGGCGTCGCCTCCGACGCGGCGTATTTGCAGCCGTACTGCGAAGGCCAGAGCCAAGGCAAGTGGCTCAAACCTTGA
- a CDS encoding metal ABC transporter substrate-binding protein — MRALLVLFSLLLSMSLSAAEKLPVVTSFSILADMVHQVGGEHIQITNMVGPDADAHTYEPTPDDAKALLKAKLIIKNGLGFEPWLDRLVTSTDTRAPIISASHGVIPRSLEEDGETIPDPHAWHNLANTELYIANITKALIAADPANMADYQRNSQTYLKQIYTLLAEAKAKLGSLPPGNRKIVTSHDAFGYLGQAYGIDFMAPQGLSTEREPSAAEVAALITQIRQAKVKAVFMENIKDARLLKQIAEESGAHIGGTLYSDALAASGPASTFTGLFEYNLNTLYDALSQP; from the coding sequence ATGCGCGCTCTACTCGTGTTGTTCAGCTTGCTGCTATCGATGTCGTTGTCGGCGGCGGAAAAATTGCCGGTGGTTACCAGCTTCAGCATCCTCGCCGACATGGTTCACCAGGTGGGTGGCGAGCATATCCAGATCACCAACATGGTCGGCCCGGACGCCGACGCACACACCTATGAACCGACGCCTGATGATGCCAAAGCGCTGCTCAAAGCCAAACTGATTATCAAGAACGGATTGGGTTTCGAGCCTTGGCTTGATCGTCTGGTAACCAGCACCGACACCAGAGCCCCCATCATCAGTGCCAGTCATGGCGTGATTCCACGCTCGCTGGAGGAAGACGGCGAGACCATTCCCGACCCGCACGCCTGGCACAACCTGGCCAACACCGAGCTGTACATCGCCAACATCACCAAGGCGCTGATCGCCGCTGATCCGGCGAACATGGCCGACTACCAACGCAACAGCCAGACCTACCTGAAACAGATCTACACCCTGCTCGCTGAAGCCAAGGCCAAGCTCGGCTCGCTGCCACCGGGCAATCGCAAGATCGTCACCAGCCACGATGCCTTCGGTTATCTCGGGCAGGCCTACGGCATCGACTTCATGGCGCCGCAAGGTCTGTCCACCGAGCGTGAACCGTCAGCCGCCGAAGTCGCCGCACTGATTACCCAAATCCGTCAGGCCAAGGTCAAAGCGGTGTTCATGGAAAACATCAAGGACGCGCGCCTGCTCAAGCAGATCGCCGAGGAAAGCGGCGCGCACATCGGCGGCACGTTGTACTCCGATGCCCTCGCCGCTAGCGGCCCGGCCAGCACCTTTACCGGACTGTTCGAATACAACCTCAACACCCTTTACGACGCACTGAGCCAGCCATGA
- a CDS encoding metal ABC transporter permease, with protein sequence MLTVAHLWQPFSEFVFMRRALLGGLVLACSTAPLGVFLILRRMSLIGDAVAHGILPGAALGFWFAGLSLPALTFGGLGAGLGMAGLAAWITRRTGLREDASLAAIYPISLASGVLILGIAGKRLDLLHLLFGSALAVDGPTLHGMLWVSAFSLIAMALIYKPLLLDTLDPLFLQTVSRLGPLAHGVFLTLVVLNLVIGFQAIGALMVVGLMMLPAAASRFWSRRLPSLIAISALIGCLSVWCGLLISFYYSLPSGPAIVLVAGISYLLSVVFGPVHGLLRRPPLLTSQ encoded by the coding sequence ATGCTCACCGTCGCCCACCTCTGGCAACCGTTCAGCGAGTTCGTGTTCATGCGCCGAGCGCTGCTCGGCGGACTGGTATTGGCCTGCAGCACAGCGCCACTTGGCGTGTTTCTGATCCTGCGGCGCATGAGCCTGATCGGTGACGCCGTTGCCCACGGCATCCTTCCCGGCGCGGCATTGGGCTTCTGGTTCGCCGGTCTGAGTCTGCCCGCGCTGACCTTCGGTGGTCTGGGCGCCGGCCTGGGCATGGCCGGTCTCGCCGCCTGGATTACCCGTCGCACCGGCCTGCGCGAAGACGCCAGCCTCGCCGCGATCTACCCGATCTCGCTCGCCAGTGGCGTGCTGATTCTTGGCATCGCCGGCAAACGCCTCGACTTGCTGCACCTGTTGTTCGGCTCGGCACTGGCGGTCGACGGCCCTACTCTTCACGGCATGTTATGGGTCTCGGCCTTTAGCCTGATTGCCATGGCACTCATCTACAAACCGCTGCTGCTCGATACCCTCGACCCATTATTCCTGCAAACCGTCAGCCGCCTCGGCCCCCTCGCCCACGGCGTGTTCCTGACATTGGTGGTGCTCAATCTGGTGATCGGTTTCCAGGCCATCGGCGCCTTGATGGTGGTCGGCCTGATGATGCTGCCCGCCGCCGCGTCACGGTTCTGGAGTCGTCGCCTGCCGAGCCTGATTGCCATCTCGGCGCTTATCGGCTGCCTCTCGGTGTGGTGCGGATTGTTGATCTCGTTCTACTACTCGCTGCCCAGCGGTCCGGCGATCGTGCTGGTCGCGGGTATCAGTTATCTGCTGTCCGTGGTATTCGGGCCGGTGCACGGCTTGTTGCGCCGCCCGCCTTTGCTCACATCCCAATGA
- a CDS encoding N-acetylmuramoyl-L-alanine amidase — protein MHRRHLLNLLVASTALAFPFTVSATQIRNARLWRSDDKLRLVFDLSGPVRYKTFSLSAPERLIIDLSGASLSGDFSQLTLVDTAIHSIRSGRFGQGDTRIVLDLNHPVLLSSFLLAPQDGQGHRLVLDLVNAKQASSPAMVPRETPSNQAHPKRDIIVVVDPGHGGKDPGAVGAKGEREKDVVLAIAQLLAKRLKREKGFDVKLVRNDDFFVPLRKRVDIARQHKADMFISVHADAAPRLTASGASVYCLSEGGATSATARFMAQRENGADLLGATSLLNLRDKDPMLAGVILDMSMNATIAASLQLGSTVLGSLAGITTLHQKRVEQAGFAVLKSPDVPSILVETGFISNARDSQRLVTPRHQQAVADGLFEGLQRYFQKNPPVDSYIAWQQEQQEAQV, from the coding sequence ATGCACCGACGTCATCTGCTCAACCTGCTTGTGGCCAGCACGGCTTTGGCTTTTCCCTTCACCGTTTCGGCTACACAAATTCGCAATGCACGCCTCTGGCGTTCGGATGACAAGCTCAGATTGGTGTTCGATCTGAGCGGTCCGGTGCGCTACAAAACCTTCTCCCTGAGCGCTCCAGAACGCTTGATCATCGACCTTTCCGGGGCGAGTTTGAGTGGCGATTTCAGTCAATTGACGCTTGTCGATACAGCTATTCATTCGATTCGATCAGGGCGCTTTGGTCAGGGTGATACACGGATCGTTCTCGATCTGAACCATCCGGTGCTATTGAGCAGCTTCCTTTTGGCGCCTCAAGATGGCCAAGGGCACCGCTTGGTGCTTGATCTGGTAAACGCCAAACAGGCATCAAGTCCGGCAATGGTTCCACGTGAAACACCCTCGAATCAGGCTCACCCCAAGCGCGACATCATCGTTGTGGTTGATCCCGGGCACGGCGGTAAAGACCCAGGTGCGGTTGGCGCCAAGGGTGAGCGAGAAAAAGATGTGGTTCTTGCCATCGCTCAGTTGCTCGCCAAACGCCTGAAAAGGGAGAAAGGCTTCGACGTAAAACTGGTGCGCAATGACGACTTCTTCGTGCCGCTGCGCAAGCGTGTGGATATCGCACGTCAGCACAAGGCCGACATGTTTATTTCGGTGCACGCCGATGCGGCGCCGCGTCTTACCGCGTCGGGAGCATCTGTATATTGCTTGTCTGAAGGTGGTGCGACGTCAGCAACTGCACGCTTCATGGCACAGCGAGAGAATGGCGCGGACCTGCTGGGTGCGACCAGTCTGCTCAACCTGAGGGACAAGGATCCGATGCTCGCCGGCGTGATCCTCGACATGTCGATGAACGCCACCATCGCCGCCAGTCTGCAACTCGGCAGCACCGTTCTCGGCAGTCTGGCGGGCATCACCACGCTGCATCAGAAGCGCGTGGAACAGGCAGGATTTGCCGTGTTGAAGTCGCCGGATGTGCCGTCGATTCTGGTGGAAACCGGCTTCATTTCCAACGCCCGTGACAGCCAGCGGCTGGTCACGCCTCGACATCAGCAGGCCGTGGCGGATGGTTTATTCGAAGGGCTGCAGCGTTACTTCCAGAAGAATCCGCCAGTAGATAGCTACATCGCCTGGCAGCAGGAACAGCAAGAAGCGCAGGTTTAG
- a CDS encoding DapH/DapD/GlmU-related protein translates to MIRKNPSGDLPQIAESAYVDKTAIICGKVVIGENVFVGPYAVIRADEVDASGAMEPITIGANSNIQDGVVIHSKSGAAVTIGEFTSIAHRSIVHGPCVVGDRVFIGFNSVLFNCVVGDGCVVRHNSVVDGRDLPDAFYVPSTTRIGPNTDLSQFPPVSVSASEFSEDVARTNVDLVRGYKALQNEF, encoded by the coding sequence ATGATCCGTAAAAATCCTTCCGGCGATCTTCCGCAAATTGCCGAGTCGGCCTACGTCGACAAAACCGCGATCATCTGCGGCAAGGTGGTCATTGGCGAGAACGTCTTCGTCGGCCCCTACGCAGTGATCCGCGCCGATGAAGTAGACGCTTCAGGCGCGATGGAGCCGATCACCATCGGCGCCAATTCGAACATCCAGGACGGCGTGGTGATCCATTCCAAATCCGGCGCTGCCGTGACCATCGGCGAATTCACCTCGATCGCTCACCGCTCGATCGTGCACGGCCCGTGCGTAGTCGGCGACCGGGTGTTCATCGGTTTCAACAGTGTGCTGTTCAACTGCGTGGTCGGTGACGGCTGTGTGGTGCGGCACAACTCGGTGGTCGATGGCCGCGATTTGCCGGATGCGTTCTACGTGCCCTCCACCACCCGCATCGGCCCCAATACCGACCTCTCGCAGTTCCCGCCGGTGAGTGTCAGCGCCTCGGAGTTTTCCGAAGACGTGGCACGCACCAATGTCGATCTGGTACGCGGCTACAAAGCCTTGCAGAACGAGTTCTGA
- a CDS encoding DUF1826 domain-containing protein: MLALKLQQNRARHQHQGVTPKTLTRILEDDVNLAVWQRQLPLHIADFAELLLSLNEPLAESLCIELPNEDADPDLQGLAAGFRDLQGYEGFIADLQWLVSAFACLLGARRIGLRLRVLDKAMCPRFHVDHVPVRLITTYGGIGSQWLKEGVMDREQLGQANAEPRDIANIQQLQNGDVALLKGEKWHGNEGFGLIHRSPQPAPGERRLLLTLDWLG; the protein is encoded by the coding sequence ATGCTTGCGCTCAAACTGCAGCAAAACCGGGCGCGCCATCAGCATCAGGGGGTGACGCCGAAAACGCTGACGCGAATCCTCGAAGACGACGTCAATCTCGCGGTCTGGCAGCGCCAACTGCCGCTGCACATCGCCGATTTCGCAGAGTTGCTGCTGTCGCTCAACGAGCCTTTGGCGGAATCACTGTGCATCGAATTGCCGAATGAAGACGCCGACCCTGATCTGCAAGGACTGGCCGCCGGGTTCCGTGATCTGCAAGGCTACGAGGGCTTCATCGCGGACCTGCAATGGCTGGTGAGTGCCTTCGCCTGTCTGCTGGGCGCTCGCCGCATCGGTTTGCGCCTGCGGGTGTTGGACAAAGCCATGTGCCCACGCTTCCATGTCGATCATGTGCCGGTGCGCTTGATTACAACCTACGGCGGGATCGGCAGTCAGTGGCTCAAGGAAGGCGTGATGGATCGCGAGCAATTGGGCCAGGCAAACGCCGAACCACGGGACATCGCGAACATCCAGCAACTGCAGAACGGTGACGTGGCGTTATTGAAAGGTGAGAAGTGGCACGGCAACGAAGGCTTCGGCCTGATTCATCGCTCCCCGCAACCGGCGCCGGGTGAGCGACGTCTGCTGCTGACCCTCGACTGGCTCGGCTGA
- a CDS encoding metal ABC transporter ATP-binding protein, which yields MIRCHTLSWGASGQPLTSPLTLSLEHGSLSAIIGANGCGKSSLLKVIAGLQKPLSGKVALGVPRQGGLAFLPQQQHLDRQFPISLEELVAAGFWGRRLSTQLRTQRLGNALENWHLSGLEKRPLMALSGGELQRALLARLSLTDAQLLLLDEPHAALDELGQQLLWQHIHAWHSEGRTLLMVCHDLAAVRQHIPQTLLIKNRECLFGPSAELIQQTPDMQVA from the coding sequence ATGATCCGTTGCCACACCCTGAGTTGGGGCGCATCCGGCCAACCACTGACTTCGCCACTGACCCTATCGCTGGAACACGGCAGCCTCAGCGCCATCATCGGCGCCAACGGCTGCGGTAAAAGCAGCTTGCTGAAAGTCATCGCCGGATTGCAGAAGCCGCTATCGGGAAAAGTCGCACTGGGTGTTCCACGCCAGGGCGGCCTGGCGTTCCTGCCGCAACAGCAACACCTCGACCGGCAGTTCCCCATCAGTCTCGAAGAACTGGTGGCCGCGGGTTTCTGGGGCCGTCGATTGTCGACGCAACTGCGCACGCAACGACTCGGTAACGCACTGGAAAACTGGCACTTGAGTGGATTGGAAAAGCGTCCGCTTATGGCCCTTTCCGGTGGCGAGTTGCAGCGCGCCCTGCTCGCCCGCTTGAGTCTGACCGACGCCCAATTGCTGCTGCTCGACGAACCCCACGCAGCTCTCGATGAACTGGGCCAGCAGTTACTCTGGCAACACATCCACGCCTGGCACTCCGAAGGACGGACACTGCTGATGGTCTGCCATGACCTCGCCGCCGTCCGCCAACACATCCCGCAGACACTGCTGATCAAAAACCGCGAATGCCTGTTCGGGCCCAGTGCCGAACTGATCCAGCAAACACCCGATATGCAGGTGGCCTGA